A section of the Pseudomonas lini genome encodes:
- the glnE gene encoding bifunctional [glutamate--ammonia ligase]-adenylyl-L-tyrosine phosphorylase/[glutamate--ammonia-ligase] adenylyltransferase, with the protein MSLPSLAELPNVLLPFVTRAEQSFRTAVSVFPDDHGLSAWTPERWAQFSRVTAASDFVIEQSLRDPLMLLALVQSGELDRAFAPGELCAQIATAVSAAETEDQLGRALRRQRARQQVRIIWRDLTRQADLIQTCRDLSDMADASIDQAYQWLYQRHCQQFGTPTGRRSGEPQQMVILGMGKLGAVELNLSSDIDLIFAYPEGGETVGVKRSLDNQEFFIRLGQRLIKALDPMTVDGFVFRVDMRLRPYGSSGALVLSFNALEQYYQDQGRDWERYAMIKSRVVAGDQVAGAQLQEMLRPFVYRRYLDFSAIEALRTMKQLIQQEVRRKGMADNIKLGSGGIREVEFIAQAFQLIHGGRDLSLQQRPLLKVLSTLEGQGYLPAAVVSELREAYEFLRYTEHAIQAIADRQTQMLPDGEQDQARIAFMLGFANWTAFHEQLMYWRGRVAWHFAQVIADPDEEDGAESEVVVGGEWLPLWEEAQDEEAACRQLEEGGFADASKALKALASLRGSPQLRAMQRLGRERLDAFIPRLLAQAVEHANPDLVLERVLPLVEAVARRSAYLVLLTENPGALRRLLTLCAASPWIAEQITRFPLLLDELLNEGRLFKPPLAPELAAELRERLTRIPEDDLEQQMEALRHFKLAHRLRVAASEIAGSLPLMKVSDYLTWLAEAILEQVLALAWRQTVAKYGSPLRTDGTLCDPGFIIVGYGKVGGLELGHSSDLDLVFIHDGDPQAETDGPKPIDGAQFFTRLGQRIIHLLTAQTNSGQLYEVDMRLRPSGASGLLVSSLGAFARYQENEAWTWEHQALVRARVLVGSQDVGQAFEKVRAAVLAKSRDLATLRQEVSEMRAKMRDNLGSKSTAAGTAANAFEATAPFDLKQDAGGIVDIEFMVQYAALAWSQAHPSLLRYTDNIRILEGLEEVGLIPAEDASLLREAYKAYRSAAHREALQKDAGVIPGDQFVDERRQVMRIWRELGLS; encoded by the coding sequence ATGAGCCTCCCTTCGCTTGCCGAACTGCCCAACGTACTGTTGCCATTTGTCACCCGTGCCGAGCAGTCGTTTCGTACTGCCGTCTCGGTTTTTCCCGATGATCATGGCCTGTCCGCCTGGACGCCTGAGCGCTGGGCGCAATTTTCCCGTGTCACTGCTGCCAGCGACTTTGTGATTGAACAGAGTCTGCGTGACCCTTTGATGTTGCTTGCGCTGGTGCAGTCCGGCGAACTGGACCGCGCGTTTGCGCCGGGCGAGTTGTGCGCGCAGATTGCGACGGCAGTGAGCGCCGCCGAAACCGAGGACCAGCTTGGGCGTGCCCTGCGCCGCCAGCGCGCCCGTCAGCAAGTGCGGATCATCTGGCGCGACCTGACCCGCCAGGCCGATCTGATCCAGACCTGTCGCGACCTCTCGGACATGGCCGATGCCAGCATCGATCAGGCCTATCAGTGGTTGTATCAGCGCCATTGCCAGCAGTTCGGCACGCCCACCGGGCGACGTAGCGGCGAGCCGCAGCAGATGGTCATCCTCGGCATGGGCAAGCTCGGCGCCGTGGAGCTGAATCTGTCGTCGGACATCGACCTGATTTTCGCCTACCCCGAGGGTGGCGAAACTGTCGGTGTGAAGCGATCGCTGGATAACCAGGAATTTTTCATTCGCCTCGGTCAGCGTCTTATAAAGGCCCTGGATCCGATGACCGTTGACGGTTTCGTGTTTCGCGTCGACATGCGTTTGCGCCCGTATGGTTCGTCCGGCGCGTTGGTGCTGAGCTTCAATGCACTGGAACAGTATTATCAGGATCAGGGTCGCGACTGGGAACGCTACGCGATGATCAAGTCGCGCGTGGTGGCCGGCGATCAAGTGGCGGGCGCGCAACTGCAAGAGATGCTGCGGCCGTTCGTTTACCGGCGTTACCTGGACTTCTCGGCCATCGAAGCGCTGCGCACCATGAAGCAGCTGATCCAGCAGGAAGTCCGGCGCAAGGGCATGGCCGACAACATCAAGCTGGGTTCCGGCGGCATTCGTGAAGTCGAATTTATCGCTCAGGCCTTTCAGTTGATTCACGGTGGCCGCGACCTGAGCCTGCAGCAGCGTCCTCTATTAAAAGTACTGAGCACCCTCGAAGGTCAGGGTTACCTGCCGGCGGCGGTGGTCAGCGAATTGCGCGAAGCCTACGAATTTCTGCGTTACACCGAACACGCAATCCAGGCGATTGCCGACCGCCAGACCCAGATGCTCCCGGATGGCGAACAGGACCAGGCGCGCATTGCCTTTATGCTCGGCTTTGCCAATTGGACGGCATTCCATGAGCAGCTGATGTACTGGCGTGGCCGGGTCGCCTGGCACTTTGCTCAGGTGATCGCTGATCCCGATGAAGAGGACGGCGCCGAGAGCGAAGTGGTGGTCGGCGGCGAATGGCTGCCGCTGTGGGAAGAGGCGCAGGACGAGGAGGCCGCGTGCCGTCAGCTGGAAGAGGGTGGTTTCGCCGACGCCTCCAAGGCGCTGAAAGCCTTGGCCAGTCTGCGCGGCAGTCCACAATTGCGCGCCATGCAGCGCCTGGGGCGTGAACGCCTCGATGCTTTTATTCCTCGCTTGCTGGCTCAGGCTGTGGAGCATGCCAATCCCGATCTGGTGTTGGAGCGGGTGCTGCCGCTGGTGGAAGCCGTGGCACGTCGTTCCGCTTATCTCGTTTTATTGACCGAGAACCCCGGGGCTCTGCGCCGCTTGCTGACGCTGTGCGCCGCGAGCCCGTGGATTGCCGAACAGATCACGCGCTTCCCGTTGCTACTCGATGAATTGCTCAACGAAGGTCGGCTGTTCAAGCCACCGCTGGCGCCGGAACTGGCGGCCGAATTGCGCGAGCGTTTGACGCGGATTCCCGAAGACGACCTCGAACAACAAATGGAAGCTTTGCGGCATTTCAAACTGGCGCACCGCTTGCGCGTCGCCGCCTCGGAAATCGCCGGCAGCCTGCCCTTGATGAAGGTCAGTGATTACCTGACCTGGCTTGCCGAAGCGATCCTCGAACAAGTGCTGGCCCTGGCCTGGCGTCAGACTGTGGCCAAGTACGGCTCGCCGCTGCGCACCGACGGTACTTTGTGCGACCCTGGTTTCATCATTGTCGGTTACGGGAAAGTCGGTGGCCTGGAATTGGGGCACAGTTCGGACCTGGATCTGGTGTTCATCCACGACGGCGATCCGCAGGCCGAAACCGACGGGCCGAAGCCTATCGACGGCGCACAGTTTTTTACCCGGCTCGGGCAGCGCATCATTCATTTGCTGACGGCGCAGACCAACTCCGGCCAGTTGTATGAAGTGGACATGCGCCTGCGACCGTCCGGTGCGTCTGGTTTGCTGGTGAGTTCCCTGGGGGCGTTTGCCCGGTATCAGGAAAACGAAGCCTGGACCTGGGAACATCAGGCGTTGGTGCGGGCGCGGGTGCTGGTGGGCAGTCAGGATGTTGGCCAGGCGTTCGAGAAAGTTCGCGCGGCGGTATTGGCCAAGTCACGGGACCTGGCGACCTTGCGCCAGGAGGTCAGCGAGATGCGCGCCAAGATGCGCGATAATCTGGGCAGCAAGAGCACTGCGGCGGGCACGGCGGCAAATGCCTTCGAGGCCACGGCGCCGTTCGATCTCAAGCAGGACGCCGGAGGTATCGTCGATATTGAATTTATGGTGCAATACGCGGCTCTGGCGTGGTCGCAAGCGCATCCGTCATTGCTGCGCTATACCGACAATATCCGCATTCTGGAAGGGTTGGAGGAGGTCGGGCTGATACCCGCCGAAGACGCCAGCCTGTTGCGTGAAGCCTATAAGGCTTACCGCTCCGCCGCTCACCGGGAGGCCTTGCAGAAGGACGCCGGCGTGATACCGGGCGACCAGTTCGTGGATGAACGACGGCAGGTCATGCGAATCTGGCGCGAGCTGGGGTTAAGCTGA
- the waaF gene encoding lipopolysaccharide heptosyltransferase II: protein MKILIVGPSWVGDMVMAQTLFQCLKQRHPQCEIDVLAPEWSRPILERMPEVRQALSFPLGHGVLELATRRRIGKSLAGQYDQAILLPNSLKSALVPFFAGIPKRTGWRGEFRYGLLNDVRTLDKERYPLMIERFMALAFEPGAELPKPYPRPSLQIDPVTRDGALAKFGLALDRPVLALCPGAEFGESKRWPSEHYAKVAEAKIREGWQVWLFGSKNDHAVGEDIRARLIPGLREESVNLSGDTSLAEAIDLLSCADAVVSNDSGLMHVAAALNRPLVAVYGSTSPGFTPPLAEHVEIVRLGIECSPCFDRTCRFGHYNCLRQLMPKAVNEALQRLLGTVVEVK from the coding sequence ATGAAAATTCTGATCGTTGGGCCCAGTTGGGTCGGTGACATGGTGATGGCGCAGACACTGTTTCAGTGTCTCAAACAGCGCCACCCGCAGTGCGAAATCGACGTGCTGGCCCCCGAGTGGAGCCGGCCGATTCTCGAGCGCATGCCCGAAGTGCGCCAGGCCTTGAGCTTCCCGCTCGGCCACGGCGTGCTGGAGCTGGCGACGCGTCGGCGCATCGGTAAATCCCTGGCCGGTCAATATGACCAGGCCATCCTGCTGCCCAATTCTCTGAAGTCGGCACTGGTACCGTTTTTTGCCGGTATCCCGAAACGCACCGGCTGGCGTGGCGAATTCCGCTATGGCCTGCTCAATGATGTGCGCACGCTCGACAAAGAACGTTACCCGCTGATGATCGAGCGCTTCATGGCCCTGGCCTTTGAGCCCGGTGCCGAGTTGCCGAAACCGTATCCGCGGCCGAGCCTGCAAATCGACCCGGTGACCCGTGACGGCGCACTGGCCAAATTCGGTCTTGCCCTCGACCGCCCGGTGTTGGCGCTGTGCCCCGGCGCCGAATTCGGCGAGTCCAAGCGCTGGCCTTCCGAGCACTACGCCAAGGTCGCCGAAGCGAAAATCCGTGAAGGCTGGCAGGTATGGCTGTTCGGCTCGAAAAACGATCACGCGGTGGGCGAAGACATTCGCGCGCGGCTGATTCCCGGTCTGCGTGAAGAATCGGTGAACCTCAGTGGCGATACGTCCCTGGCCGAGGCCATCGATCTGCTGTCCTGCGCTGACGCGGTGGTCTCCAACGACTCCGGCCTGATGCACGTGGCCGCTGCGCTGAACCGCCCGTTGGTGGCGGTGTACGGCTCGACTTCGCCGGGTTTCACACCACCATTGGCCGAGCACGTCGAAATCGTGCGCCTGGGCATCGAATGCAGTCCGTGCTTCGATCGTACCTGCCGTTTCGGTCATTACAATTGCTTGCGCCAGCTCATGCCGAAAGCGGTGAACGAAGCCTTGCAGCGGTTGCTGGGCACTGTGGTCGAGGTCAAATAG
- the waaC gene encoding lipopolysaccharide heptosyltransferase I, producing MRVLLIKTSSLGDVIHALPALTDAARAIPGITFDWVVEEGFAEIPTWHPAVGKVIPVAIRRWRKNIWQTIKSGEWKRFKQSIRATKYDLVIDAQGLLKSALLTRYAKAPVAGLDKNSAREPIAAHFYSRRLAVARGQHAVERVRQLFAVALGYDLPKGLGDYGLNVERLVELPRKNPYVVFLHGTTWDTKHWPEAYWRELAERVGYLGVAVKLPWGNPVEKARAERIGKDMKHVEVLPKLNLAGVGKVLAGAQACVAVDTGLGHLAAALDVPTLSLFGPTNPGLTGAYGKSQIHMASDFPCAPCLQKKCTYQPTADDARRFDLKREWPLCFTRLNPERVASRLSTLLLAEELR from the coding sequence TTGCGGGTACTGTTGATCAAGACTTCTTCGCTGGGCGACGTGATTCACGCGTTGCCAGCGTTGACCGACGCGGCGCGGGCGATCCCCGGCATCACGTTCGACTGGGTGGTGGAAGAAGGCTTCGCCGAAATTCCGACCTGGCACCCGGCCGTGGGCAAGGTGATTCCGGTGGCGATCCGTCGCTGGCGCAAGAACATCTGGCAGACCATCAAGAGTGGCGAGTGGAAGCGCTTCAAGCAAAGCATTCGCGCGACCAAATATGACTTGGTGATCGATGCCCAAGGCCTGCTGAAAAGTGCCTTGCTGACCCGCTATGCCAAAGCTCCGGTGGCCGGGCTGGACAAGAACTCGGCCCGCGAACCGATCGCCGCGCATTTCTACTCCCGACGTCTGGCCGTGGCCCGTGGGCAGCACGCGGTAGAGCGAGTGCGTCAGCTGTTCGCGGTCGCATTGGGTTACGACCTGCCAAAAGGGTTGGGCGACTATGGCCTGAACGTCGAGAGACTGGTGGAGTTGCCGCGCAAGAATCCGTACGTGGTGTTTCTCCATGGCACCACTTGGGACACCAAGCACTGGCCCGAAGCCTATTGGCGCGAGTTGGCCGAGCGGGTGGGTTACCTCGGTGTGGCGGTGAAGCTGCCGTGGGGTAATCCGGTCGAAAAGGCCCGCGCCGAACGCATCGGCAAAGACATGAAGCACGTCGAAGTGCTGCCCAAGCTGAACCTGGCGGGCGTCGGCAAAGTCCTGGCCGGAGCGCAAGCCTGCGTGGCGGTGGACACCGGTCTCGGTCACCTCGCTGCGGCGCTGGACGTGCCGACTCTGTCGCTGTTTGGCCCGACCAACCCGGGCCTGACCGGCGCGTACGGCAAGTCGCAGATTCACATGGCCAGCGACTTTCCCTGCGCACCGTGCCTACAAAAGAAATGCACCTATCAACCGACAGCCGACGATGCCCGTCGGTTCGACCTGAAACGCGAGTGGCCCCTGTGCTTCACGCGTCTGAATCCCGAGCGTGTCGCGAGCCGACTGAGCACGTTGTTACTGGCTGAGGAGCTGCGCTGA
- a CDS encoding glycosyltransferase family 4 protein codes for MQLAFVLYKYFPFGGLQRDFMRIALECQQRGHQIRVYTLIWEGDIPPGFEVLVAPVKAFFNHRRNEKLTEWMEADLAKRPVDRLIGFNKMPGLDVYYAADGCFEDKAQNLRNSLYRRWGRYRHFAEYERAVFAKDAKTEVLMISEVQQPLFIKHYDTPLARFHLLPPGISQDRRAPANAAEIRADFRREFNLKDDELLLVQIGSGFKTKGVDRSLKALAALPTELKKRTRLFVIGQDDPKVFQLQSATLGLGDNVQFLKGRSDIPRFLLGADLLIHPAYNENTGTVLLEAVVAGLPVLVSAVCGYAHYIAEADAGLVLDEPFDQAQLTQYLTGMLNDANARAAWSRNGLAFAATADLYSMPQHAADVILAEHA; via the coding sequence ATGCAATTGGCATTTGTCCTGTACAAATATTTTCCGTTTGGTGGCTTGCAGCGCGATTTCATGCGCATCGCCCTCGAATGCCAGCAGCGCGGCCATCAGATTCGCGTCTATACGCTGATCTGGGAAGGCGATATTCCGCCGGGTTTCGAAGTGCTGGTGGCACCGGTCAAGGCGTTCTTCAATCATCGGCGCAACGAAAAGCTCACCGAATGGATGGAGGCCGATCTGGCCAAGCGTCCGGTGGATCGCCTGATCGGTTTCAACAAGATGCCGGGCCTGGACGTTTACTACGCCGCCGATGGCTGCTTTGAAGATAAGGCGCAGAACCTGCGCAACTCGCTGTACCGTCGTTGGGGCCGCTACCGGCACTTCGCCGAGTACGAGCGCGCGGTGTTCGCCAAGGATGCCAAGACCGAAGTGCTGATGATTTCCGAAGTGCAGCAGCCGCTGTTCATCAAGCATTACGACACGCCGCTTGCGCGCTTTCATTTACTGCCGCCGGGTATCTCTCAGGACCGTCGCGCACCGGCCAATGCCGCCGAGATCCGTGCCGATTTTCGTCGCGAGTTCAACCTGAAAGATGATGAACTGCTGCTGGTGCAGATCGGCTCCGGGTTCAAGACCAAAGGCGTGGACCGCAGTCTCAAGGCGCTGGCTGCCTTGCCCACCGAACTGAAAAAGCGCACCCGGCTGTTTGTAATTGGCCAGGATGACCCCAAAGTATTCCAGTTGCAGAGCGCCACATTGGGGCTCGGCGACAACGTGCAGTTCCTCAAGGGCCGCAGCGATATCCCGCGTTTCCTGCTCGGTGCCGATCTGTTGATCCACCCGGCGTACAACGAAAACACCGGGACGGTGCTGCTTGAAGCCGTGGTGGCTGGTTTGCCGGTGCTGGTGAGCGCGGTGTGCGGGTACGCTCATTACATCGCCGAGGCCGACGCGGGCCTGGTGCTGGACGAGCCCTTCGATCAGGCGCAACTGACGCAGTACCTGACCGGCATGTTGAACGACGCAAATGCACGGGCGGCCTGGAGCCGCAACGGTCTGGCTTTCGCCGCGACGGCCGACCTCTACAGCATGCCGCAGCACGCGGCCGATGTGATTCTGGCGGAGCACGCTTAA